From the genome of Azospirillum brasilense, one region includes:
- a CDS encoding DUF192 domain-containing protein, whose amino-acid sequence MIGRAVRGLLGGLLMGAAILLSALPAAALESFARSSLTVETPGGGKYRFDVELAETPAQQAQGLMFREKMAADSGMLFIYDRPQPASFWMKNTLIPLDMIFIGTDGRIVNIQANAVPQSLDAVNSAGPVKGILEINGGMSARLGIRPGDRVAHAAFGTAK is encoded by the coding sequence ATGATCGGACGGGCTGTGCGTGGCCTTTTGGGCGGGCTTCTGATGGGGGCCGCGATTCTGCTGTCGGCCTTGCCGGCGGCGGCGTTGGAGAGCTTCGCGCGCTCCTCCCTGACCGTCGAGACGCCGGGCGGCGGCAAGTACCGCTTCGATGTGGAACTGGCGGAAACCCCGGCGCAGCAGGCGCAGGGGCTGATGTTCCGCGAAAAGATGGCCGCCGACTCCGGCATGCTGTTCATCTACGACCGCCCGCAGCCGGCCAGCTTCTGGATGAAGAACACGCTGATCCCGCTCGACATGATCTTCATCGGCACGGACGGCCGGATCGTGAACATCCAGGCCAACGCCGTCCCGCAATCGCTGGACGCGGTGAACTCCGCCGGTCCGGTGAAGGGCATTCTGGAGATCAACGGCGGCATGAGCGCGCGTCTGGGGATCCGTCCGGGCGACCGGGTGGCGCACGCGGCGTTCGGCACCGCAAAGTGA